One Ranitomeya imitator isolate aRanImi1 chromosome 1, aRanImi1.pri, whole genome shotgun sequence DNA window includes the following coding sequences:
- the LRRC70 gene encoding leucine-rich repeat-containing protein 70 has product MSNKQRNVHRCKRFLTPLHMCLSGYVFLLLLQERILCCPTICHICLEKQVNCRSVGLTAIPRNFPKTTTLIYLTGNNITNVSPNELSDLKDLAVLFLDNSNISYIHAEAFSSLKRLYSLYLNDNYIQRLDTSIFHGLLNLHYLYLQQNWIDHLPDGLFGHLKSARHLYLQKNRIGVLGSNLFFGMFNLHTLNLANNHISQISDSAWRHLENLENLYLESNHLKQVPSNALGLLKGLKRLSLSNNHIGSIHNFAFRGLNSLQYLFLENANIQAISDKSFNGLSNLKQLILSRNELHTLDSKTFTSLNQLGYLQLDRNEIVAISNNTFEEMGPSLKVLNLAFNNLTSLQPRVLQPLISLSHFQASYNPWHCGCNLLALRSFLLSSSSRFSLHCHSPPQLQNRPLRNVKFTEFKNCLDSTTNASPRFFHILSASTEKMHRNMKSVTYKPLLSSLSTHTTFFAQSTSTETINIVRSHQGLNANEQFYEEINLSSNGVSPEPLDIVTVSLKPVVLCQPTAEDLHQSFYILLSFFILSCIVICFLVYKVIHLKKKLRIPEHQGESVLEYYSCYQTGRYQTTDPITIPPPNPLPSPDIDLIRPLKRTPSDSQTQVILFEHSAL; this is encoded by the coding sequence ATGAGCAACAAACAAAGGAACGTGCACAGATGCAAGCGCTTTCTCACCCCCCTCCACATGTGCCTGAGTGGCTATGTCTTCCTGTTGCTTCTGCAGGAAAGGATCCTTTGCTGCCCCACCATTTGCCACATTTGTTTGGAAAAACAGGTTAATTGCCGAAGCGTGGGTCTAACTGCAATCCCGAGGAACTTTCCCAAAACAACCACTCTCATATATTTAACCGGCAACAATATCACTAATGTAAGCCCCAATGAGCTGTCAGACCTTAAGGATCTCGCTGTGCTTTTCTTGGACAATTCAAACATTTCATACATACATGCAGAAGCATTTTCCTCCTTAAAAAGGCTTTACTCATTGTATCTCAATGATAATTACATCCAACGTTTGGACACATCAATATTTCATGGACTTCTTAACCTTCATTATCTGTACCTTCAACAAAATTGGATTGACCACCTTCCTGATGGGTTGTTTGGCCACCTGAAGTCAGCCCGACATTTATACCTACAGAAGAATAGAATCGGTGTCCTCGGCAGCAATCTCTTTTTTGGGATGTTTAACCTTCATACCCTAAACTTAGCCAACAACCATATCTCCCAGATATCTGACTCTGCATGGCGTCATCTAGAAAACCTGGAAAATCTATACCTCGAAAGTAACCATTTAAAGCAAGTGCCATCCAATGCTCTGGGATTACTCAAAGGTCTCAAAAGACTTTCCTTATCAAATAACCACATTGGATCAATACACAATTTTGCTTTCCGGGGACTTAACTCTTTGCAGTATTTGTTTTTAGAAAATGCAAATATTCAGGCAATCAGTGACAAATCTTTTAATGGGCTGAGTAATCTCAAACAGCTGATCTTGAGTCGGAATGAGCTGCATACCCTTGATTCAAAGACTTTTACCAGCCTAAATCAATTAGGGTACCTACAGTTGGACAGAAACGAAATAGTGGCCATATCGAATAACACTTTTGAAGAAATGGGGCCTTCACTAAAAGTTCTTAACCTTGCATTTAATAATCTCACATCCCTACAGCCTCGAGTGCTTCAACCCCTCATCTCGTTAAGTCATTTCCAAGCCAGTTATAATCCATGGCACTGTGGCTGCAACTTGTTGGCACTTAGAAGCTTTCTACTTTCTTCATCTTCTAGATTCAGTTTGCATTGTCACAGCCCACCACAGCTCCAGAACCGACCACTGAGGAATGTGAAATTTACTGAATTTAAGAATTGTTTGGATAGTACAACAAATGCTTCACCCAGGTTCTTTCATATCTTATCAGCAAGTACTGAAAAGATGCACAGGAATATGAAAAGTGTCACTTACAAACCTCTACTAAGCTCTCTGAGTACCCATACAACGTTTTTTGCCCAATCAACGTCTACGGAAACCATTAACATTGTGCGTAGCCATCAAGGACTAAATGCTAATGAGCAATTTTATGAAGAGATTAATCTGTCCAGTAATGGTGTGAGCCCTGAACCCCTAGACATTGTTACAGTGTCCCTTAAGCCAGTTGTCCTATGCCAGCCCACGGCAGAAGATCTACACCAGTCATTCTACATTTTGCTCTCATTTTTTATTCTGTCTTGTATTGTCATTTGTTTTTTAGTTTATAAAGTTATTCATCTAAAAAAGAAACTAAGGATTCCAGAACACCAAGGAGAGAGTGTGCTGGAATATTATAGCTGCTATCAGACGGGAAGGTACCAGACAACAGATCCCATAACCATTCCACCACCCAATCCCTTGCCAAGTCCTGACATTGACTTAATAAGGCCATTGAAGCGCACTCCATCAGATTCTCAGACACAGGTCATCTTGTTTGAACATTCTGCTCTCTGA